One genomic segment of Plasmodium vinckei vinckei genome assembly, chromosome: PVVCY_03 includes these proteins:
- a CDS encoding vacuolar protein sorting-associated protein 45, putative: protein METNPYVLKNLVHVYEEYINLIINRVKGYKVLVLDDETKVIISLIFSHSYILEKEIFLTLNFNDINIFEDIKNGSNQNSSSRSSKIDELSFQNYKIKNLKHLKAIFLLRPTHTNILKLMKELKKPIFLEYYLFFTNILNNSYIEKLAKADEFECIKSVMEYYIDIYILHDKLFSLNIDYTSFLYKNDNKILFKNTIKSASGNSMSMQRDIQFKSSNNSLTFEEFNKNNGNYMNLNYLENDNDEYNEFYSNDLQHKENENLNDESKNMLYEHSLINRLIEGMFSFLCSIKQVPDIIYNKHSYVCKSIIDALKMKMLKHENIFSNIIESYENYDNYTKSNSMENFQDNNLLVNKNIDVNTEGNCCYMVLLDRREDPITPLLMQWTYQAMLHELIGIDNNKIILDSNNIEESQIVMSSNYDDFYNEHLFDNFGDLGQAVQSYVDVYQKETARKSKLESIDDIQKFIEAYPNYKKLSGNVTKHVNILHKFSELVEKRQLFHISELEQSISIYQKKMEHYKQVIETVKNYSYTNYDALRLSLLYSLKYEDKEHIDTIKKELLKRNIEKDQISLIDSIMTYSNEKNRKNNIFKEQTFLDFAKTTITRTIKGTSNVFTLHKSYIYYLIEDIIKYKLDTSIYTTTNLLNIAPNINKKINSIIVFIVGGATYEEYRDVQTLSKKYNINIILGGTQIHNSQSFLADVLQLTKK from the coding sequence ATGGAAACCAACCCATATGTTTTAAAGAACTTAGTTCATGTATAtgaagaatatataaaccTGATAATTAACAGAGTAAAGGGATATAAAGTATTAGTACTTGATGATGAAACAAAAGTAATAATctctttaatattttcccattcttatattttagagaaagaaatatttttaacattaaattttaatgatataaatatatttgaagaTATAAAGAATGGTAGTAACCAAAATTCAAGTAGTAGAAGTAGTAAAATAGACGAGTTGagttttcaaaattataaaataaaaaatttaaaacatttgaaagctatttttttattacgaCCTAcacatacaaatatattaaaattaatgaaagaACTTAAAAAGccaatttttttagaatattatttattttttacaaatatattaaataatagttATATAGAAAAGCTAGCCAAAGCTGATGAATTTGAATGTATAAAAAGTGTTATggaatattatatagatatttatatattacatgataaattattttctcttAATATTGATTAtacatcatttttatataaaaatgataataaaatattatttaaaaatacaataaaaagtGCTAGTGGCAATAGTATGAGCATGCAAAGAGACATTCAATTTAAGAGTTCTAATAATAGTCTTACTTTTGaagaatttaataaaaataatggaaatTACATGAACTTAAATTATTtggaaaatgataatgatgAGTATAACGAGTTTTATAGTAATGATTTACAacataaagaaaatgaaaatctCAATGAtgaatcaaaaaatatgttgtATGAGCATTCACTAATAAACAGATTGATAGAAGGAATGTTTTCTTTCTTATGTTCTATAAAACAAGTACCagacattatatataataaacattCTTATGTTTGTAAATCTATTATAGATgctttaaaaatgaaaatgttaaaacatgaaaatattttttcaaatattatagaaagttatgaaaattatgataattatacaaaatcaAATTCAATGGAAAATTTTcaagataataatttattagttaataaaaatatagatgtAAATACGGAAGGGAATTGTTGTTATATGGTATTACTTGATAGAAGAGAAGATCCTATAACACCACTTTTAATGCAATGGACTTATCAAGCTATGTTACATGAATTAATAGGaatagataataataaaataattttagattcaaataatattgaagaATCTCAAATTGTTATGTCTAGTAATTATgatgatttttataatgaaCATCTATTTGATAATTTTGGTGATTTAGGGCAAGCTGTACAAAGTTATGTAGATGTATATCAAAAAGAAACTGCACGTAAAAGTAAATTAGAATCCATTGATgatattcaaaaatttatagAAGCATATcctaattataaaaaattatcaggGAATGTAACAAAAcatgttaatattttacataaattttCTGAACTTGTTGAAAAAAGAcaattatttcatatttccGAGCTTGAACAAtctatatctatatatcaaaaaaaaatggaacaTTATAAACAAGTTATAGAAAcagtaaaaaattattcttaTACTAATTATGATGCTTTACGactttcattattatattctctAAAATATGAAGATAAAGAACATATagatacaataaaaaaagagttactaaaaagaaatatagaaaaagatCAAATATCATTAATTGATTCTATAATGACATattcaaatgaaaaaaatagaaaaaataatatatttaaagaacAAACTTTTCTTGATTTTGCTAAGACAACTATAACTCGAACTATTAAGGGTACATCAAATGTTTTTACGTTACAcaaatcatatatatattatttaattgaagatattattaaatataaattagacacaagtatatatactacTACCAACCTACTTAATATTGCACCAaacataaacaaaaaaattaattcaaTCATTGTATTTATTGTAGGAGGTGCTACATATGAAGAATATAGAGATGTTCAAACTTtaagcaaaaaatataatataaatattattcttGGTGGTACACAAATTCATAATTCCCAATCATTCTTAGCAGATGTCCTTCAACTAACTAAGAAATAG